Proteins from one Microcoleus sp. bin38.metabat.b11b12b14.051 genomic window:
- a CDS encoding calcium-binding protein has protein sequence MPPAVPAIIVETITSPTPSPATTPTMTGTTTTLTGTTTTMTGTTTTLTGTTTTLTATTPTMTGTTTTLTGTTTTLTGTTTTLTGTGPAITIVPVVRPAITVPTPPPQPVFVDGVVVANDGNNYLIGSLFNDTISGRGGDDTILGRDGADIIRGDDGNDSLNGGAGKDFVEGGRGNDTARGGKGDDLVSGDLGDDVAFGDQGDDIVLGSEGNDTLYGGKGNDCLRGGGEDDLMFGDKGNDTLFGDTGNDCLIGAAGNDILLGGDGGDVITGGVGNDTADGGAGDDLIYGGDGNDSVSGGAGDDIVSGDRGSDTLTGGEGSDIFVLGRVGTSTNSSGFLTTGGRDLGDADLITDFKPGDSIALAGGLNFTQLDILQGQGSNSSNTIIRDKQTGEFLAVLIDVRSNSLDESRFTTAQVPRVDDNPFVIQGTRPSSPTGTSPSPTPAPGTTASPTPAPGTSASPTPTGTTASPTPSTGTKPVTTPAPTGTTPSPTPATTPTPATTPTPATTPTPATTPTPATTPTPATTPTPATTPTPATTPTPSPSPGTTPSPTPSPGTLPTQVPSPTPTPTAGTLPSPIPSIVPTPTAGTPTPPPFGGGPVPPSFTSPTPNEPPIVETGKTLTGLQNLPLSLSISAPSDPEGQPLSIAVVIVPNPTFGEVVVGTSPVAINQKLTVQELLGLKFQPKTNAIGQAGSFSYSVADDQGGTAAASVGININSFDGSSTLPSTRPPVAADDGIVFTSTNNLLPTFIDVLANDSSPQKGPLSIINVGTPKLGIAVNLGSQVQFIAGNVAGTTTFAYSISDGFGTIPGTGTIAVSILPADSGPNRLVGGSLPDNLNGLAGADTIDGGGGSDTINGGLDNDVLVGGLGADTMTGGGGSNQFRYTSPAEGGPTFDAASSAAINAAIAAGGYDVITDFNGLGVPIADQFNFAPGFPNLSGNSQVQLTVQTNVSANILGGTAFLFAYDSGGNTYIIYDGNGNNQTGGDSRILAKLNGVTGVTSLSPFDFTFI, from the coding sequence ATGCCACCAGCAGTACCAGCAATTATTGTCGAAACAATTACCTCGCCTACGCCGTCGCCGGCGACAACTCCGACGATGACGGGGACAACCACGACGCTGACGGGGACAACCACGACGATGACGGGGACAACCACGACATTGACGGGGACAACCACGACATTGACGGCGACAACTCCGACGATGACGGGGACAACCACGACATTGACGGGGACAACCACGACATTGACGGGGACAACCACGACATTGACGGGGACGGGCCCGGCGATTACGATCGTGCCGGTGGTACGACCAGCGATAACCGTACCCACGCCTCCCCCACAGCCCGTGTTTGTCGATGGCGTAGTTGTCGCCAATGATGGCAATAACTATTTAATCGGCAGCTTGTTCAACGACACCATTTCCGGGCGTGGCGGTGACGACACGATTCTGGGTCGGGACGGGGCCGATATCATCAGAGGTGATGATGGTAACGATTCTCTCAACGGTGGCGCTGGTAAGGATTTTGTTGAGGGCGGCCGCGGCAATGACACGGCGCGGGGCGGCAAAGGCGATGACTTGGTTTCTGGCGACTTGGGCGATGATGTAGCTTTTGGCGACCAGGGCGACGATATTGTGTTGGGTTCCGAAGGCAACGACACGCTGTACGGCGGTAAAGGCAATGACTGCCTGCGCGGAGGTGGCGAGGACGACCTGATGTTTGGCGACAAGGGTAATGACACTTTGTTTGGCGACACGGGTAACGACTGCTTGATCGGCGCTGCGGGCAACGATATTTTGTTGGGCGGCGACGGTGGGGATGTCATCACCGGCGGTGTTGGTAACGATACTGCTGACGGCGGTGCTGGTGATGACCTGATCTACGGGGGCGATGGCAATGATTCTGTGTCTGGCGGGGCTGGGGATGATATTGTTTCGGGCGATCGCGGATCTGATACTCTGACCGGAGGCGAGGGCTCGGATATCTTTGTTCTGGGTAGGGTGGGAACGTCCACTAATAGCAGCGGGTTTCTGACTACTGGCGGCCGCGACCTTGGGGATGCGGATCTAATTACAGATTTTAAGCCGGGAGATTCGATCGCTCTGGCTGGAGGTCTCAACTTTACACAGCTAGACATCTTGCAGGGTCAAGGCTCGAATTCTAGCAACACGATTATTCGGGACAAGCAAACTGGCGAATTTTTGGCGGTATTGATTGATGTGCGATCGAACTCGCTGGATGAATCTAGGTTTACTACAGCTCAAGTTCCGCGCGTAGACGACAATCCCTTCGTCATTCAGGGAACGAGACCTTCGAGTCCGACGGGGACAAGTCCTTCTCCGACACCGGCACCGGGGACAACGGCTTCTCCAACACCGGCACCGGGGACAAGTGCTTCTCCAACACCGACGGGAACAACGGCTTCTCCGACACCCTCAACGGGGACAAAACCTGTTACGACTCCGGCACCGACGGGGACAACACCTTCTCCAACTCCGGCGACAACTCCAACTCCGGCGACAACTCCAACTCCGGCGACAACTCCAACTCCGGCGACAACTCCGACTCCGGCGACAACTCCGACTCCGGCGACGACTCCAACTCCGGCGACGACTCCAACTCCGGCGACGACTCCAACTCCATCACCATCACCGGGGACAACTCCGAGTCCAACTCCATCGCCCGGGACATTGCCGACACAGGTGCCGAGTCCGACTCCGACTCCGACGGCTGGGACATTGCCGAGTCCGATTCCTTCGATCGTCCCGACTCCCACTGCGGGCACCCCAACTCCTCCACCTTTCGGCGGGGGGCCGGTGCCGCCGAGTTTTACCTCTCCGACTCCTAACGAGCCGCCGATCGTCGAAACTGGCAAGACGCTGACTGGTTTGCAAAATTTGCCTCTGTCTCTGAGCATTTCGGCGCCTAGCGATCCAGAGGGTCAGCCGCTGTCGATCGCGGTTGTGATAGTTCCGAATCCGACTTTCGGTGAAGTAGTTGTCGGTACGAGTCCGGTGGCTATCAACCAAAAACTGACGGTTCAGGAATTGCTGGGCTTGAAGTTCCAACCTAAAACTAATGCGATCGGGCAAGCCGGCTCTTTCAGCTACAGCGTAGCCGACGACCAAGGCGGCACGGCGGCAGCCTCAGTCGGGATTAACATCAACTCTTTCGACGGTTCCTCAACCCTTCCCAGCACCCGGCCGCCAGTGGCTGCGGATGATGGCATCGTATTTACGAGTACGAATAATTTGCTACCGACGTTCATCGACGTGCTCGCCAACGATTCCAGCCCGCAAAAAGGGCCGCTCAGCATTATCAATGTCGGCACGCCGAAACTGGGCATAGCTGTGAATCTCGGTTCTCAGGTGCAGTTCATCGCCGGCAACGTAGCAGGTACAACTACTTTTGCCTACAGCATCAGCGACGGATTCGGGACAATTCCGGGCACAGGTACGATCGCCGTTTCCATCTTGCCGGCAGATAGCGGGCCTAACAGGTTAGTGGGCGGCTCTTTACCGGACAATTTGAACGGTTTAGCTGGCGCCGATACGATCGACGGCGGTGGCGGCAGCGATACGATTAACGGCGGTTTGGATAACGACGTACTCGTAGGCGGCCTCGGTGCAGACACCATGACGGGCGGCGGCGGCAGCAATCAATTCCGCTATACCAGCCCCGCAGAGGGTGGGCCGACGTTTGATGCGGCTTCTTCGGCGGCAATCAATGCTGCGATCGCCGCGGGCGGATACGATGTGATTACTGATTTCAACGGTCTCGGCGTGCCGATCGCCGATCAGTTCAACTTTGCCCCCGGATTCCCAAATCTGAGCGGTAACAGCCAAGTTCAGCTAACAGTTCAAACAAATGTTTCTGCAAATATTTTGGGAGGAACCGCTTTCTTGTTCGCCTACGATTCCGGCGGCAATACTTACATCATTTATGATGGCAACGGTAACAACCAAACAGGCGGCGATTCTCGAATTTTGGCGAAGTTAAATGGCGTAACAGGGGTTACTTCTCTGTCACCTTTCGACTTCACCTTTATCTAG